The genomic stretch TCAAACCTTCCTATATATGTAGATGATTTTATAATGAGGATATTAATTAGTATTTATAATTCATAAAACGATTTAATTAGTATCTTGCTTCTTGTGGACGTTCCCTCGTAGTTTCTCTCCAATAATATTTACTTTATTGCCTTACATTCATAGTCGCCACTCGTCAGCTTTGTATATTGAGGATATTTTAAATTGAGGATTTGTATCACTATAGTCACGTACTAATTCACGTcgtttcatttcactttttataagGTATTTGGTCAAACTGGGTAAAGAAAAATAAACGaaaaacattttaatttttaattagtcAGACATTATTTacctaaaaaatattaataaaaaaaagaaattatgcAGTTATTAGTGGAACATACCACATTATAATATATCCGAACAAGTTAATTTTTATTCGATGACTTAGGAATTTGTAGTGTTCTATTTCTCCAAATTCAAAGTCACATCAGCTAGTCACACTCAATTCATAATTAACCAATCCAACATTTCATTTGCAGAAAATAACCAAATCAAATTCCACAGATTTCATTTTTCCCAATTGAATAGGATATAAAAGCATTTGCACTAcaccactcactcactcacaCCATTGTATTTACGCAGTAGAAAAActaacaaacaaaaaataatttatagaaaAGGAAAACGTGGGGGCCAAAATGTGTTGGTTTAACCATACCTATTAGGAAAAACCCTTCATGCAATAGCATTAGCAGGCTGCAGCTAACATctcccctctctcttctctctcccaTGGCTGCCTCCaaaaaggagagaaaaaaaggaaagagaagCACCTTCCTCTGCTCCTTCGCTGCCTGCTTCGGTATTTCCAATAAAGTCTCCGCCGATCACAGCGACAGAAAATCGCTCTCCGGCCGCTACCAGAGAGCTGCTCCTCCGGTCAACGACCAATATACCGCCGCGCCTCCGCCGGAGATCCTCAAGAGTAAAGACATTAATGTTGTGGAAcaggatgaggaggagaagaagatcgCAACTCCATCTCCAGATCAACTAATAACCACCAATAAGGTAACTAATCATCTCTTAATCTATAACAATTCACATAAAATTAATCACATCTGCAAAAATTTCAGAGGCGCGAAAACAGAGACGAATTGAAATCGATAGCAACGAGTTCGATGATAAAGCGGACGGATAATCAACGGAAATTGTCGCACTCGGTTTCTCTGCCGATTATACATCAGAGGAAGCAGAAAGCGGCGCCTGCTCCGGCGGCGGCGGTTGACTCGACGGTTGGAGCGGTGATCGTATCGGTGACTCTGGTGGTAATGATAATTTGGGGGAAAGTTTGGGCGATTGTGTGCGCGGCAGCATGGTTTTACTTCGTGCCGCGATTTAGGCCGAAGATGGACGAATCATACGCCGTTAAATTCAGGAGCGGTGAAAGCGACGGCGTTGATTTTGATTCGTGGGAGTATAAGAAAAGGGTTGTTTTGCAAGGTTTGCTCCATCGGAATCAACACCTATGACA from Salvia splendens isolate huo1 chromosome 4, SspV2, whole genome shotgun sequence encodes the following:
- the LOC121799774 gene encoding uncharacterized protein At5g23160-like, with amino-acid sequence MAASKKERKKGKRSTFLCSFAACFGISNKVSADHSDRKSLSGRYQRAAPPVNDQYTAAPPPEILKSKDINVVEQDEEEKKIATPSPDQLITTNKRRENRDELKSIATSSMIKRTDNQRKLSHSVSLPIIHQRKQKAAPAPAAAVDSTVGAVIVSVTLVVMIIWGKVWAIVCAAAWFYFVPRFRPKMDESYAVKFRSGESDGVDFDSWEYKKRVVLQGLLHRNQHL